Proteins encoded by one window of Labilithrix sp.:
- a CDS encoding fatty acid desaturase translates to MMQFESEAARLESFGRSIDAIRKDVEARVGAADLARVRWLRRLSRGLEIAGRGAIHFSFEPIGFGAGVVMLWLHKQLEATEIGHTALHGAYDRFGRDTGFHSASFGWRVPIDEASWRHGHNVRHHGNTNVAGKDPDVHFGPIRLTEHTPWNPFHRFQVPFALLVLFPTFTFMMNLHFTGVNDAWANNGRGGMDFLEDRSLRSRLHAHGRALRKYVPYYAYEYGLFPALAGPFWWKVLLGNWLAETMRDVYSAATIFCGHVGPDTAAYPEGDKAASRGAWYARQVEATNDFEVGPTLSVLCGGLDRQIEHHLFPKLAPERLREIAPAVRRACEEHGVAYRTDTWPATLKKAFAHLRTLSLREAMVEMA, encoded by the coding sequence ATGATGCAGTTCGAGTCCGAGGCGGCGCGCCTCGAGAGCTTTGGGCGTTCCATCGACGCCATCCGGAAGGACGTGGAGGCGCGCGTCGGCGCGGCGGACCTCGCGCGCGTGCGGTGGCTGCGGCGGCTGTCGCGCGGGCTCGAGATCGCCGGGCGTGGGGCGATTCACTTCTCGTTCGAGCCGATCGGGTTCGGGGCCGGCGTCGTGATGCTCTGGCTCCACAAGCAGCTCGAGGCGACCGAGATCGGGCACACCGCGCTGCACGGCGCGTACGACCGCTTCGGCAGGGACACCGGGTTTCACTCGGCGTCGTTCGGGTGGCGCGTGCCGATCGACGAGGCGTCGTGGCGGCATGGGCACAACGTGCGTCATCACGGGAACACCAACGTCGCGGGCAAGGACCCGGACGTTCACTTCGGACCGATCCGGCTCACGGAGCACACGCCGTGGAACCCGTTCCATCGGTTCCAGGTGCCCTTCGCGCTCCTCGTGCTGTTCCCGACGTTCACGTTCATGATGAACCTCCACTTCACCGGCGTGAACGACGCGTGGGCGAACAACGGACGCGGCGGCATGGACTTCCTCGAGGACCGCTCGCTCCGATCGCGCCTCCACGCGCACGGCCGCGCGCTGCGGAAATACGTGCCGTACTACGCCTACGAGTACGGCCTCTTCCCCGCCCTCGCCGGGCCGTTCTGGTGGAAGGTGCTGCTCGGCAACTGGCTCGCCGAGACGATGCGCGACGTCTACTCGGCGGCGACGATCTTCTGCGGCCACGTCGGACCCGACACCGCCGCCTACCCGGAAGGCGACAAGGCGGCGAGCCGCGGCGCGTGGTACGCGCGGCAAGTCGAGGCGACGAACGACTTCGAGGTCGGCCCCACGTTGAGCGTGCTCTGTGGCGGGCTCGACCGCCAGATCGAGCATCACCTGTTCCCCAAGCTCGCGCCCGAACGGCTCCGCGAGATCGCCCCTGCGGTGCGCCGCGCGTGCGAAGAGCACGGCGTCGCGTACCGCACCGACACGTGGCCCGCGACGTTGAAGAAGGCCTTCGCGCACCTCCGAACGCTCTCGCTCCGCGAAGCGATGGTGGAGATGGCATGA
- a CDS encoding MerR family transcriptional regulator, with amino-acid sequence MSGEGVVQAALDLAMGVLLPELEMGDGEADLTIDDLAARSQVPSRTIRFYQSKGVLPKPEMKGRVAYYGQKHVERLELIASLQDRGLRIEAIRELVLRIDRGEVDIGEWLGLEAQLQQPWDDDQPRTVTEEELYELSGRKRVGLLNDLVRGKLVERRGNVLFVPSPALLAIATRLEGAGLDLDVVMKARTILEKHIGRAAKELTELAVDRAGAADELDPAKTVEHLRPLAMEGVRVLFAHAMQNELREIARSPKVAKVSARRARADRRS; translated from the coding sequence ATGAGCGGCGAAGGCGTCGTGCAAGCCGCGCTCGACCTGGCGATGGGTGTGCTACTCCCGGAGCTCGAGATGGGCGACGGAGAGGCAGACCTGACGATCGACGACCTCGCGGCGCGCTCGCAGGTCCCGAGCCGCACGATCCGCTTCTACCAATCGAAGGGCGTGTTGCCGAAGCCCGAGATGAAGGGGCGCGTCGCGTACTACGGGCAGAAGCACGTCGAGCGGCTCGAGCTCATCGCTTCGCTCCAGGATCGCGGGCTCCGCATCGAGGCGATCCGCGAGCTCGTCCTCCGGATCGATCGCGGCGAGGTCGACATCGGCGAGTGGCTCGGGCTCGAGGCGCAGCTGCAGCAGCCATGGGACGACGATCAGCCGCGCACGGTGACGGAGGAGGAGCTCTACGAGCTCTCCGGCCGCAAGCGGGTCGGGCTCCTCAACGACCTCGTTCGCGGGAAGCTCGTCGAGCGACGCGGCAACGTGCTCTTCGTGCCGAGCCCGGCGCTGCTCGCGATCGCGACGCGGCTCGAGGGCGCCGGCCTCGACCTCGACGTCGTCATGAAGGCGCGCACGATCCTCGAGAAGCACATCGGCCGCGCGGCGAAGGAGCTCACCGAGCTCGCGGTCGACCGCGCCGGCGCCGCCGACGAGCTCGATCCCGCGAAGACGGTCGAGCACCTCCGACCGCTCGCGATGGAGGGCGTGCGCGTCCTCTTCGCGCACGCGATGCAGAACGAGCTCCGCGAGATCGCGCGCTCGCCGAAGGTCGCCAAGGTCAGCGCCCGCAGAGCGCGCGCGGATCGTCGGTCATGA
- a CDS encoding DUF1588 domain-containing protein encodes MHTLRTLSLITFTLGLAAACATGADEAGADASELSAVHQAQIATRVYRKLVGRDPTAAEIRALREATLDEMVDHVLASEDYARNGFFSFQRDRLLLHRDGDDNWRRRSLGDYCALKLDLEDVARADQDGAGYYEILRYRDRWLSITDASLGIPVACLAEKVGPLKKAMNLPGGAATATPTAQTCASRLNSRAAFKTALGALPTSANEQPMLTTAPARTLLADLLKERAFKPASGAGPAVELADDASGRPALRVPNGVANDRCDTLDALAPSGAASPTTPATPTIPVGTAALAFLKVRVPEVTEGVHGSMYWLSRHGSTQKNRDLHRARMVFFSYLCTEISPAMAAVGGGEPVHIPELVPYFDPADEHVNSSANCYNCHTQVQPIANYFGELTKGTDYTATATPTFFSNYHRGDGFRRPGGLWKGDAFHPDGAGAFGMGGLADLLSNLPAAHECIARNAWGSLVGSGYPLTDRERSAAVAAFKGDGTFRFSSLLRHLAVESPRGKAFFEGGENALAQVQPPASPDCRDVASVPDDAADAHKTLLVGSCAGCHSGSGSRAFFDRVIEGGVSTSVFNPERQVGPDLRYKHLAEFYDNAYCKVWSDQMPIGGWSSPDATPADAMKKKALCFLGGKRNEAARASDDPQIRALDARPCAGQDGPPNRDPHPIQPD; translated from the coding sequence GTGCATACACTGCGCACCTTATCTCTTATCACCTTTACACTGGGGCTCGCGGCGGCTTGTGCGACTGGGGCGGATGAGGCGGGGGCGGATGCGTCCGAGCTCTCGGCTGTCCATCAGGCGCAGATCGCGACGCGGGTCTACCGGAAGCTCGTCGGGCGTGATCCGACCGCGGCCGAGATCCGCGCGCTCCGCGAGGCGACCCTCGACGAGATGGTCGACCACGTGCTCGCGTCGGAGGACTACGCGCGGAATGGGTTCTTCTCGTTCCAGCGTGACCGGCTCCTCCTCCATCGCGACGGGGACGACAACTGGCGGAGACGATCGCTCGGCGACTACTGCGCGCTGAAGCTCGATCTCGAAGACGTCGCGCGCGCCGACCAGGACGGCGCCGGCTACTACGAGATCCTCCGCTACCGCGATCGCTGGCTCTCGATCACCGACGCGAGCCTCGGGATCCCTGTCGCGTGCCTCGCCGAGAAGGTCGGCCCCCTCAAGAAGGCGATGAACCTCCCCGGCGGAGCCGCGACCGCGACGCCGACCGCGCAGACCTGCGCGAGCCGGCTCAACTCGCGCGCCGCCTTCAAGACCGCGCTCGGCGCGCTCCCGACGAGCGCGAACGAGCAGCCGATGCTGACCACCGCGCCCGCCCGCACGCTCCTCGCCGACCTCCTGAAAGAGCGAGCCTTCAAGCCCGCGAGCGGCGCCGGCCCCGCCGTGGAGCTCGCGGACGACGCGTCGGGCCGCCCCGCGCTCCGCGTCCCGAACGGCGTCGCGAACGATCGCTGCGACACGCTCGATGCGCTCGCGCCGAGCGGAGCCGCGAGCCCCACGACCCCCGCGACCCCCACGATCCCCGTCGGCACCGCCGCGCTCGCGTTCCTCAAGGTCCGCGTTCCCGAGGTGACCGAGGGCGTCCACGGCAGCATGTACTGGCTGTCGCGCCACGGCTCGACGCAGAAGAACCGCGATCTCCACCGCGCGCGGATGGTGTTCTTCTCGTATCTCTGCACCGAGATCAGCCCCGCGATGGCGGCCGTCGGCGGCGGCGAGCCCGTCCACATCCCCGAGCTCGTGCCGTACTTCGATCCGGCCGACGAGCACGTGAACTCGTCCGCCAACTGTTACAACTGCCACACTCAGGTCCAGCCGATCGCGAACTACTTCGGCGAGCTCACGAAGGGCACCGACTACACCGCGACCGCGACCCCGACCTTCTTCAGCAACTACCACCGCGGCGACGGCTTCCGCCGGCCCGGCGGCCTCTGGAAGGGCGACGCGTTCCACCCCGACGGCGCAGGCGCGTTCGGGATGGGCGGCCTCGCCGACCTCCTCTCGAACCTCCCCGCCGCCCACGAGTGCATCGCGCGGAACGCGTGGGGATCGCTCGTCGGCTCCGGCTATCCGCTGACCGACCGCGAACGCAGCGCCGCCGTCGCCGCCTTCAAGGGCGACGGCACGTTCCGCTTCTCGAGCCTCCTCCGCCACCTCGCCGTCGAGAGCCCGCGCGGGAAGGCCTTCTTCGAGGGCGGCGAGAACGCGCTCGCGCAGGTGCAACCGCCGGCGTCCCCCGACTGCCGCGACGTCGCGTCGGTGCCCGACGACGCCGCCGACGCGCACAAGACGCTCCTCGTCGGCTCGTGCGCCGGATGCCACAGCGGCTCCGGGAGCCGCGCCTTCTTCGACCGCGTGATCGAGGGCGGCGTCTCGACCTCGGTCTTCAACCCGGAGCGACAGGTCGGGCCCGACCTCCGCTACAAGCACCTCGCCGAGTTCTACGACAACGCTTACTGCAAAGTCTGGTCGGACCAGATGCCGATCGGCGGATGGAGCTCGCCGGACGCGACCCCCGCCGACGCGATGAAGAAGAAGGCGCTCTGCTTCCTCGGCGGCAAGCGCAACGAGGCCGCGCGCGCGAGCGACGACCCGCAGATCCGCGCCCTCGACGCGCGACCTTGCGCCGGTCAGGACGGCCCGCCGAACCGCGACCCCCACCCTATTCAGCCCGATTGA